The following coding sequences lie in one Clupea harengus chromosome 23, Ch_v2.0.2, whole genome shotgun sequence genomic window:
- the ankrd22 gene encoding ankyrin repeat domain-containing protein 22 isoform X1, which yields MLLKSATATKATSPGNARFKESLFPHRPMCQAAYDSDVHEVYRLFRDNHKSLNVHDEASGDTPIIAACRRGNHHTVKYLMDLNADVSVRNKKQRTCLHYAAKRTFSFLDYLMIAILMPILLIGYLILIEKQRKNENLIKLVLSSKVEVNAADYKGNTALHYACQRKSQGIVPLLLEKHADVSIKNNKGETPLDIAQRLKFKKIIAMMKKSG from the exons ATGCTCCTCAAAAGTGCGACAGCGACCAAAGCCACATCGCCTGGGAATGCAAGATTCAAGGAATCTCTATTTCCGCATCGG CCCATGTGCCAGGCTGCCTACGACAGTGATGTCCATGAAGTATACCGCCTCTTCAGGGATAACCATAAAAGCCTGAACGTCCACGATGAGGCCTCAGGAGATACACCCATCATTGCTGCGTGTAGACGGGGAAACCATCACACGGTGAAGTACCTGATGGACCTAAATGCCGATGTTTCCGTACGGAACAAG AAACAGAGGACATGTTTACACTATGCAGCCAAAAGAACCTTCTCCTTTCTGGATTACCTCATGATTGCCATACTCATGCCCATTCTGTTAATCGGATACCTAATATTG ATTGAGAAGCAGAGGAAGAATGAGAATTTAATTAAACTGGTTTTGAGCAGCAAAGTGGAGGTTAATGCTGCAGATTAC AAAGGCAACACAGCCCTTCACTATGCCTGCCAGAGAAAAAGCCAGGGAATTGTGCCATTGTTACTCGAAAAACATGCAGATGTTTCAATCAAGAACAAC AAGGGTGAAACTCCACTGGATATCGCACAGAGGCTAAAGTTTAAGAAGATTATTGCAATGATGAAGAAATCAGGTTGA
- the ankrd22 gene encoding ankyrin repeat domain-containing protein 22 isoform X2, whose amino-acid sequence MGILYSEPMCQAAYDSDVHEVYRLFRDNHKSLNVHDEASGDTPIIAACRRGNHHTVKYLMDLNADVSVRNKKQRTCLHYAAKRTFSFLDYLMIAILMPILLIGYLILIEKQRKNENLIKLVLSSKVEVNAADYKGNTALHYACQRKSQGIVPLLLEKHADVSIKNNKGETPLDIAQRLKFKKIIAMMKKSG is encoded by the exons ATGGGAATATTATATTCTGAG CCCATGTGCCAGGCTGCCTACGACAGTGATGTCCATGAAGTATACCGCCTCTTCAGGGATAACCATAAAAGCCTGAACGTCCACGATGAGGCCTCAGGAGATACACCCATCATTGCTGCGTGTAGACGGGGAAACCATCACACGGTGAAGTACCTGATGGACCTAAATGCCGATGTTTCCGTACGGAACAAG AAACAGAGGACATGTTTACACTATGCAGCCAAAAGAACCTTCTCCTTTCTGGATTACCTCATGATTGCCATACTCATGCCCATTCTGTTAATCGGATACCTAATATTG ATTGAGAAGCAGAGGAAGAATGAGAATTTAATTAAACTGGTTTTGAGCAGCAAAGTGGAGGTTAATGCTGCAGATTAC AAAGGCAACACAGCCCTTCACTATGCCTGCCAGAGAAAAAGCCAGGGAATTGTGCCATTGTTACTCGAAAAACATGCAGATGTTTCAATCAAGAACAAC AAGGGTGAAACTCCACTGGATATCGCACAGAGGCTAAAGTTTAAGAAGATTATTGCAATGATGAAGAAATCAGGTTGA
- the ankrd22 gene encoding ankyrin repeat domain-containing protein 22 isoform X3 — protein MCQAAYDSDVHEVYRLFRDNHKSLNVHDEASGDTPIIAACRRGNHHTVKYLMDLNADVSVRNKKQRTCLHYAAKRTFSFLDYLMIAILMPILLIGYLILIEKQRKNENLIKLVLSSKVEVNAADYKGNTALHYACQRKSQGIVPLLLEKHADVSIKNNKGETPLDIAQRLKFKKIIAMMKKSG, from the exons ATGTGCCAGGCTGCCTACGACAGTGATGTCCATGAAGTATACCGCCTCTTCAGGGATAACCATAAAAGCCTGAACGTCCACGATGAGGCCTCAGGAGATACACCCATCATTGCTGCGTGTAGACGGGGAAACCATCACACGGTGAAGTACCTGATGGACCTAAATGCCGATGTTTCCGTACGGAACAAG AAACAGAGGACATGTTTACACTATGCAGCCAAAAGAACCTTCTCCTTTCTGGATTACCTCATGATTGCCATACTCATGCCCATTCTGTTAATCGGATACCTAATATTG ATTGAGAAGCAGAGGAAGAATGAGAATTTAATTAAACTGGTTTTGAGCAGCAAAGTGGAGGTTAATGCTGCAGATTAC AAAGGCAACACAGCCCTTCACTATGCCTGCCAGAGAAAAAGCCAGGGAATTGTGCCATTGTTACTCGAAAAACATGCAGATGTTTCAATCAAGAACAAC AAGGGTGAAACTCCACTGGATATCGCACAGAGGCTAAAGTTTAAGAAGATTATTGCAATGATGAAGAAATCAGGTTGA